A window from Triticum aestivum cultivar Chinese Spring chromosome 6D, IWGSC CS RefSeq v2.1, whole genome shotgun sequence encodes these proteins:
- the LOC123143285 gene encoding uncharacterized protein — MAAGGLPSPPSAPPPLSPIDLDDLLTEILLRLPPLPSSLPRASAVCRRWRLLVCRRWRLLVCDPVFFRRFCLHNRRSPPMLGFFVGRRPLCFSPTLEVPNRVPRERFILDNGRDDNEIIDCRHGFVLILLGHGDRFLVWEPLTGFQHHITAPSYFRGLAPIHGAVLRLAWEDEQFQVVLIGLEGARANALFYSSKNMVWKKLVSPSLPGKDPSSGPPTISFRNSPPVLVGNSIHWLVYDRLSLSDVMDGVRLSNSLAAFDVSTHNLSVARVVGDINNMTDYQILAIPEESAVSLLTLSGLRVDIWRRITDCDANNCWVITRSIDLNIRLPIDPQRHAGRVIIRGLAEYNRMLLLSSASRVFALQLDTIHYDKFRDSGCWYHPFESYCRPDPSMHMACPGSIKPEEYQTAKAALEVGSSCISGDSRFTRLMKECDDRIAEEASQVLVTTFSESTTVATATEDQDGANLEKTQLTVEMPKESPNTETVTGDGDDS; from the exons ATGGCGGCAGGCGGCCTCCCCAGCccgccgtcggcgccgccgccgctgtcgccgaTCGATCTGGACGATCTCCTCAcggagatcctcctccgcctccctcctttgcCGTCTTCGCTTCCCCGCGCCTCCGCCGTCTGCAGGCGGTGGCGCCTCCTCGTCTGCAGGCGGTGGCGCCTCCTCGTCTGCGACCCCGTCTTCTTCCGCCGGTTCTGCCTGCACAACCGCCGCAGCCCTCCCATGCTGGGCTTCTTCGTCGGCCGCCGCCCGCTCTGTTTTTCCCCCACGCTGGAGGTACCGAATCGCGTCCCCAGGGAGCGCTTCATCCTCGACAACGGCCGCGACGACAACGAAATCATCGATTGCCGCCATGGCTTCGTCCTAATCCTCCTCGGGCACGGGGACCGGTTCCTGGTGTGGGAGCCCTTGACCGGCTTCCAGCATCACATCACCGCCCCCTCGTACTTCAGAGGCCTAGCACCGATTCATGGGGCGGTGCTTCGCCTTGCCTGGGAAGATGAGCAGTTCCAGGTGGTCCTGATAGGCCTTGAGGGCGCGCGCGCAAACGCGCTCTTCTATTCCTCCAAGAACATGGTATGGAAGAAACTCGTCTCTCCCTCACTTCCAGGGAAGGATCCATCCAGTGGTCCTCCTACCATATCTTTCAGGAATTCCCCACCTGTGCTAGTTGGAAACTCTATTCACTGGCTAGTGTATGATAGATTGAGTCTGTCTGATGTTATGGATGGAGTTCGCTTATCAAATAGCTTGGCTGCGTTTGACGTTAGCACACATAATCTGTCTGTTGCACGGGTAGTAGGTGACATAAACAACATGACTGATTATCAGATCTTGGCAATACCAGAAGAGAGCGCTGTCAGTTTGCTCACACTGTCAGGCCTACGTGTGGATATCTGGAGGAGGATTACTGACTGTGATGCAAACAATTGCTGGGTCATAACAAGGAGCATCGACCTAAATATTCGACTCCCAATTGATCCACAGAGACACGCGGGGCGTGTAATCATTCGAGGGCTTGCAGAGTACAACAGGATGCTGCTGTTATCTTCTGCCAGCCGCGTCTTCGCCTTGCAGCTGGATACAATTCATTACGACAAATTTCGTGACTCTGGTTGCTGGTACCATCCCTTCGAAAGTTATTGTCGCCCAG ATCCTTCGATGCATATGGCCTGCCCTGGTTCCATCAAGCCAGAGGAATACCAAACTGCAAAGGCTGCTCTTGAAGTGGGTTCTTCCTGCATATCTGGTGACTCGAGGTTTACTCGTCTGATGAAGGAGTGTGATGATCGTATTGCTG AGGAGGCTAGCCAGGTTCTGGTCACGACATTTTCAGAGTCTACAACTGTGGCTACTGCTACGGAGGACCAGGATGGTGCAAATCTGGAGAAGACACAGCTTACGGTAGAAATGCCAAAAGAAAGCCCAAATACAG AAACAGTTACTGGTGATGGAGACGATTCATAA